A window of the Radiobacillus deserti genome harbors these coding sequences:
- a CDS encoding DUF4363 family protein translates to MKKVRELILTSIVVICLLGGWGVKETENPFIRTIDEINEQTDEKNWKEATEETEKLRDMYEREKWKYQLLGEESSYKGIEREIEKLLAALGEKDNQQSKVSTATIKVLYRDIYFMP, encoded by the coding sequence ATGAAAAAAGTCAGGGAATTAATTCTCACAAGTATTGTTGTGATTTGTTTATTAGGGGGATGGGGAGTGAAGGAGACGGAAAATCCATTTATACGTACGATTGATGAAATTAATGAGCAAACGGATGAAAAAAACTGGAAGGAAGCAACGGAAGAGACAGAAAAACTGAGGGACATGTATGAGCGAGAAAAATGGAAGTACCAACTCTTAGGAGAAGAAAGCAGTTATAAAGGGATAGAGAGAGAAATCGAGAAGCTCTTGGCTGCATTAGGGGAAAAGGATAATCAACAATCGAAAGTTAGCACGGCGACGATAAAGGTTTTGTACCGAGATATTTATTTCATGCCTTAA